CGACGAGGCGCGTGCCAAGCATGCGGCGTGCGCCGACCTGCCGCTGGCCTGGCACTTCGTCGGTCAAGTGCAGCGGCGCAAGGCCCGCTCGGTCGCGTCGTACGCCGACGTCGTCCACTCGATCGACCGGCCGGAGCTCGTCGCCGCACTCGGCGCGGCCGCGGCAGGGGCCGGCCGGGTCGTCGCCGGCCTGGTCCAGGTCTCGCTCGATCCGCCGGGAACCGCAGGCCGTGCCGGCGTGGACCCGGCGGGCGTCGTCGAGCTCGCCGAGCAGATCCACGCGACGGCCGGACTGGTCCCGGCCGGGGTCATGGCGGTGGCGCCGCTCGGCGCCGACCCGCGGCCGGCGTTTCGCCGGTTGGCAGAGGTCTCCGCCCGGCTGCGCGAGGTGTTCCCGGCCGCGACGGTCGTGTCGGCGGGGATGAGCGGCGATCTCGAAGCGGCCATCGAACACGGTGCGACACACCTGCGTGTCGGAACGGCGTTGTTGGGCGGTCGCGGGGCATTGGTCGGTTAGCCTTGATCGAACGTTCGGGCGCGATTTGCGCGCTCGGACGAGGCGAATGACCGGAGGACGTCGTATGGCCGGCGCAATGCGCAAGATGGCCGTCTATCTCGGGCTTGTCGAAGATGAGGACATCGATGGCGGGTACGACGACGACGCTGACTTCGACGAGCGTCCGCACGTGATCCGCCGGGGCGAGGAGCCCGTGCTGCGGGTCACCCGTCCGGACGAGGTCGCCGAGCGCCGGCCGCGGGCCGCCGCGGAGCGCCATCACGGGGTGGAGGCCGTCGACGCGCTCGAGGCCTACCGCATCACCACGGTGCACCCTCGCAACTACAACGAGGCGCGGGTCATCGGCGAGCACTTCCGTGACGGCACGCCGGTGATCATGAACCTCACCGACATGGACGACTCCGACGCCAAGCGGCTGGTCGACTTCGCAGCGGGTCTGGTCTTCGGTCGTCACGGCAGCATCGAGCGCGTCACCCAGAAGGTGTTCCTGCTCACCCCGGCCAACGTGGAGATCACCGCCGAGGACAAGTCCCGGCTGGCGGGGGCTGGCTTCTTCAACCAGAGCTGACCGGTCCCGCGAGGCAAGCGGTATCACGGTGGCCGTCGCAGCATCGATCGGGCTCTACGCGCTCTATG
This genomic interval from Mycobacteriales bacterium contains the following:
- a CDS encoding YggS family pyridoxal phosphate-dependent enzyme, which produces MPDRRGELTASLRALDDRIRRACDAAGRDRAGLTLIAVTKTFPASDVRLLAQIGVTDVGENRDDEARAKHAACADLPLAWHFVGQVQRRKARSVASYADVVHSIDRPELVAALGAAAAGAGRVVAGLVQVSLDPPGTAGRAGVDPAGVVELAEQIHATAGLVPAGVMAVAPLGADPRPAFRRLAEVSARLREVFPAATVVSAGMSGDLEAAIEHGATHLRVGTALLGGRGALVG
- the sepF gene encoding cell division protein SepF encodes the protein MAGAMRKMAVYLGLVEDEDIDGGYDDDADFDERPHVIRRGEEPVLRVTRPDEVAERRPRAAAERHHGVEAVDALEAYRITTVHPRNYNEARVIGEHFRDGTPVIMNLTDMDDSDAKRLVDFAAGLVFGRHGSIERVTQKVFLLTPANVEITAEDKSRLAGAGFFNQS